The Etheostoma spectabile isolate EspeVRDwgs_2016 chromosome 1, UIUC_Espe_1.0, whole genome shotgun sequence genome has a segment encoding these proteins:
- the LOC116687469 gene encoding uncharacterized protein LOC116687469 isoform X2, with the protein MGLFAALVALLCIYAPAWGDDGCSPFRHLENGQTFFRYGGLLVIFRCRPGYKLHGYKTNSCVSGKWSRDTPVCVGSGCSNPGRLIHGTSSMNEDGSWAVFSCDSGFRLHGPSMLYCKGLVWNSTKPVCKESDMMSSISGVSVQKPNIQQNLQAAVILKTQQQSYYDTHANTASKEVNLKLGSLSHSPSQMSNREMIKVTVHLQQHVQFPNFKVKDGVQLTHHEETGTGRHDLETEKVDKVVSKSHLSTTVSSTLSMGSGTDFVPTSPLHHMKSALPVPGSEKVFKFRELVTFRDDATSSVVVTGSSLIADEDQQAETGFQYPLLSQPGSVDEEEPTETSTTLSSVNLIFASSTSPSSPASSLSAPVPSYSASTSLSSSSSQSNRKTQVPYVPSDTYTTSEPRSHQTENHNDTFKPLLLSLNLSRRPMCPYPPVPAHGTFYFRNVENPGPREYRHYIQYACYPGYTLAHGDIHSYCQHGGAWSGITPVCLELTPCSVNNGGCSQLCSHSQHYNQSSNQTQTRTQCHCRAGFTLLDDWRTCRDVDECLLPAAVTGCVFGCVNTPGSFYCQCPVGYSLQTADSHCQDIDECAVNQGLGPCTEQCHNSPGSYQCACSYGHILAGNGHSCIAECPPGYRKEPKTTTSPENTTAQTFKEECVDINECQKETCEWQCVNLPGSHRCICPRGYTLHRDGRRCKDINECSRKNGGCSHLCVNQKGGYKCACPASHRLSPYSWKKCVPRTKTNTAG; encoded by the exons GCTCTGGTTGCTCCAACCCGGGACGGCTTATTCACGGGACAAGCAGCATGAATGAGGATGGCTCCTGGGCAGTGTTCAGCTGTGATAGTGGCTTTAGGCTACACGGGCCCTCAATGTTATACTGTAAGGGCCTCGTCTGGAACAGCACAAAGCCTGTATGCAAAG AGTCCGACATGATGAGCTCAATCTCAGGTGTCAGTGTGCAAAAGCCAAACATACAGCAGAACCTCCAGGCTGCTGTAATTCTGAAGACCCAGCAACAATCCTACTACGACACCCACGCTAATACCGCCTCCAAAGAAGTGAACCTCAAATTGGGCTCGCTGTCTCACTCGCCATCCCAAATGTCCAACAGGGAGATGATTAAAGTGACTGTCCACCTGCAACAGCATGTTCAGTTTCCCAATTTTAAAGTCAAAGATGGAGTCCAATTAACTCATCATGAGGAAACAGGAACTGGGAGGCATGACTTGGAGACAGAAAAGGTGGACAAAGTTGTCTCTAAATCACATCTGTCTACTACTGTCTCATCTACCTTATCAATGGGGTCAGGAACAGATTTTGTGCCAACTTCCCCACTCCACCACATGAAATCTGCACTTCCTGTGCCCGGTAGTGAAAAAGTGTTCAAATTTAGAGAACTTGTCACTTTCCGGGATGATGCGACTTCCTCTGTAGTAGTAACAGGCTCTTCACTAATTGCAGATGAAGACCAACAGGCTGAAACTGGCTTCCAGTATCCTCTTTTGTCTCAGCCTGGGTCTGTAGATGAAGAGGAGCCCACCGAGACTTCAACAACTTTATCTtctgttaatttaatttttgcCAGTTCTACCTCCCCTTCATCACCTGCTTCCTCCTTATCAGCCCCCGTTCCATCTTATTCTGCCTCAACTTCTTTAAGTTCCAGCTCCTCTCAGTCCAATAGGAAAACACAGGTGCCTTACGTTCCTTCAGACACCTATACCACCAGTGAGCCAAGATCTCACCAGACTGAAAACCACAACGACACCTTCAAACCACTTCTGCTGTCTCTGAACCTCAGCAGACGACCCATGTGCCCGTACCCGCCTGTGCCCGCTCACGGGACCTTCTACTTTCGTAATGTAGAGAATCCAGGTCCCAGAGAGTACAgacattacatacagtatgcctGCTACCCTGGCTATACGCTGGCTCATGGAGACATACACAGCTACTGCCAGCATGGGGGGGCCTGGAGCGGAATCACACCTGTTTGTCTGG AGTTAACACCTTGTTCAGTTAACAACGGGGGCTGTTCCCAGCTGTGCTCTCACTCCCAGCACTACAACCAGAGCTCCAACCAGACCCAGACCAGAACTCAATGTCACTGCAGAGCTGGATTCACTCTGCTGGATGACTGGCGGACGTGTCGAG ATGTGGATGAGTGCCTGCTGCCAGCAGCTGTAACAGGCTGTGTGTTCGGCTGTGTTAACACCCCCGGAAGCTTCTACTGTCAATGTCCTGTTGGCTACAGCCTTCAGACTGCTGACAGCCACTGCCAAG ATATAGATGAGTGTGCTGTTAATCAGGGGCTCGGGCCATGTACGGAGCAGTGCCACAACTCCCCAGGATCCTACCAATGCGCCTGCTCGTATGGGCACATCTTAGCCGGAAACGGACACAGCTGCATCGCCGAGTGTCCACCTGGGTACAGGAAggaaccaaaaacaacaacatcacctGAGAATACAACTGCACAAACCTTTAAGGAGGAGTGTGTAG ATATAAATGAGTGTCAGAAGGAGACCTGTGAGTGGCAGTGTGTCAACCTGCCAGGGTCTCATCGCTGCATTTGCCCTAGAGGATACACACTCCACAGAGATGGCCGACGCTGCAAAG aCATTAATGAGTGCAGCCGGAAGAATGGAGGGTGTTCCCACCTGTGTGTGAACCAAAAAGGTGGCTATAAATGTGCCTGCCCAGCCTCCCATCGTCTCTCCCCCTACAGCTGGAAGAAATGTGTaccaagaacaaaaacaaacactgctgGCTAA
- the LOC116687469 gene encoding uncharacterized protein LOC116687469 isoform X1, producing MGLFAALVALLCIYAPAWGDDGCSPFRHLENGQTFFRYGGLLVIFRCRPGYKLHGYKTNSCVSGKWSRDTPVCVGSGCSNPGRLIHGTSSMNEDGSWAVFSCDSGFRLHGPSMLYCKGLVWNSTKPVCKESDMMSSISGVSVQKPNIQQNLQAAVILKTQQQSYYDTHANTASKEVNLKLGSLSHSPSQMSNREMIKVTVHLQQHVQFPNFKVKDGVQLTHHEETGTGRHDLETEKVDKVVSKSHLSTTVSSTLSMGSGTDFVPTSPLHHMKSALPVPGSEKVFKFRELVTFRDDATSSVVVTGSSLIADEDQQAETGFQYPLLSQPGSVDEEEPTETSTTLSSVNLIFASSTSPSSPASSLSAPVPSYSASTSLSSSSSQSNRKTQVPYVPSDTYTTSEPRSHQTENHNDTFKPLLLSLNLSRRPMCPYPPVPAHGTFYFRNVENPGPREYRHYIQYACYPGYTLAHGDIHSYCQHGGAWSGITPVCLELTPCSVNNGGCSQLCSHSQHYNQSSNQTQTRTQCHCRAGFTLLDDWRTCRDLDECVEGPHPCKQKCINTFGSFKCSCNDGYQPTHEQTSCTDVDECLLPAAVTGCVFGCVNTPGSFYCQCPVGYSLQTADSHCQDIDECAVNQGLGPCTEQCHNSPGSYQCACSYGHILAGNGHSCIAECPPGYRKEPKTTTSPENTTAQTFKEECVDINECQKETCEWQCVNLPGSHRCICPRGYTLHRDGRRCKDINECSRKNGGCSHLCVNQKGGYKCACPASHRLSPYSWKKCVPRTKTNTAG from the exons GCTCTGGTTGCTCCAACCCGGGACGGCTTATTCACGGGACAAGCAGCATGAATGAGGATGGCTCCTGGGCAGTGTTCAGCTGTGATAGTGGCTTTAGGCTACACGGGCCCTCAATGTTATACTGTAAGGGCCTCGTCTGGAACAGCACAAAGCCTGTATGCAAAG AGTCCGACATGATGAGCTCAATCTCAGGTGTCAGTGTGCAAAAGCCAAACATACAGCAGAACCTCCAGGCTGCTGTAATTCTGAAGACCCAGCAACAATCCTACTACGACACCCACGCTAATACCGCCTCCAAAGAAGTGAACCTCAAATTGGGCTCGCTGTCTCACTCGCCATCCCAAATGTCCAACAGGGAGATGATTAAAGTGACTGTCCACCTGCAACAGCATGTTCAGTTTCCCAATTTTAAAGTCAAAGATGGAGTCCAATTAACTCATCATGAGGAAACAGGAACTGGGAGGCATGACTTGGAGACAGAAAAGGTGGACAAAGTTGTCTCTAAATCACATCTGTCTACTACTGTCTCATCTACCTTATCAATGGGGTCAGGAACAGATTTTGTGCCAACTTCCCCACTCCACCACATGAAATCTGCACTTCCTGTGCCCGGTAGTGAAAAAGTGTTCAAATTTAGAGAACTTGTCACTTTCCGGGATGATGCGACTTCCTCTGTAGTAGTAACAGGCTCTTCACTAATTGCAGATGAAGACCAACAGGCTGAAACTGGCTTCCAGTATCCTCTTTTGTCTCAGCCTGGGTCTGTAGATGAAGAGGAGCCCACCGAGACTTCAACAACTTTATCTtctgttaatttaatttttgcCAGTTCTACCTCCCCTTCATCACCTGCTTCCTCCTTATCAGCCCCCGTTCCATCTTATTCTGCCTCAACTTCTTTAAGTTCCAGCTCCTCTCAGTCCAATAGGAAAACACAGGTGCCTTACGTTCCTTCAGACACCTATACCACCAGTGAGCCAAGATCTCACCAGACTGAAAACCACAACGACACCTTCAAACCACTTCTGCTGTCTCTGAACCTCAGCAGACGACCCATGTGCCCGTACCCGCCTGTGCCCGCTCACGGGACCTTCTACTTTCGTAATGTAGAGAATCCAGGTCCCAGAGAGTACAgacattacatacagtatgcctGCTACCCTGGCTATACGCTGGCTCATGGAGACATACACAGCTACTGCCAGCATGGGGGGGCCTGGAGCGGAATCACACCTGTTTGTCTGG AGTTAACACCTTGTTCAGTTAACAACGGGGGCTGTTCCCAGCTGTGCTCTCACTCCCAGCACTACAACCAGAGCTCCAACCAGACCCAGACCAGAACTCAATGTCACTGCAGAGCTGGATTCACTCTGCTGGATGACTGGCGGACGTGTCGAG ATTTAGATGAGTGTGTGGAGGGGCCGCACCCGTGTAAGCAGAAATGCATCAATACATTTGGTTCCTTCAAGTGCAGCTGTAATGATGGCTATCAACCAACTCATGAGCAGACCTCCTGCACAg ATGTGGATGAGTGCCTGCTGCCAGCAGCTGTAACAGGCTGTGTGTTCGGCTGTGTTAACACCCCCGGAAGCTTCTACTGTCAATGTCCTGTTGGCTACAGCCTTCAGACTGCTGACAGCCACTGCCAAG ATATAGATGAGTGTGCTGTTAATCAGGGGCTCGGGCCATGTACGGAGCAGTGCCACAACTCCCCAGGATCCTACCAATGCGCCTGCTCGTATGGGCACATCTTAGCCGGAAACGGACACAGCTGCATCGCCGAGTGTCCACCTGGGTACAGGAAggaaccaaaaacaacaacatcacctGAGAATACAACTGCACAAACCTTTAAGGAGGAGTGTGTAG ATATAAATGAGTGTCAGAAGGAGACCTGTGAGTGGCAGTGTGTCAACCTGCCAGGGTCTCATCGCTGCATTTGCCCTAGAGGATACACACTCCACAGAGATGGCCGACGCTGCAAAG aCATTAATGAGTGCAGCCGGAAGAATGGAGGGTGTTCCCACCTGTGTGTGAACCAAAAAGGTGGCTATAAATGTGCCTGCCCAGCCTCCCATCGTCTCTCCCCCTACAGCTGGAAGAAATGTGTaccaagaacaaaaacaaacactgctgGCTAA